The genomic DNA GAGCAGGGCGCGCTCACGCTCGTCCCTGGGATGCACCGCACGCTCGAGGCGTGGCTCGCGACACTCCCGGATCCCAGCGTGGCCCGCTCGACCGACCTGCACGCCCTTGGCGCTCGCCCCATCGCGGCCGGGGCGGGGAGCCTGGTGGTCTGGCACCAGGCGCTCGCTCACGGCAGTCGCCCCAACCGTGCGCTTCGCCCGCGCTTCGTGCAGTACGTGAACTACCAGCCCGTGCGCATGGCGGTGAATCCGCAGTGGGTCTGAGCGCGCCCGGCGCTCTCCGCTAGGCGCCCAAGAACCAGGCGGCCAGCGTCACGGTGACGAACGAGAGCGGGATGCCCACCCCCAGCATCAGCGTCACCAGCTCGGGGTCGAGGTCGCGCTCTTGGGCGATGATGCCCGCCGAGATCATGGGCCCCATGGCCGCCTCGAGGACGACCACGCGCGTCATGTCGGTGAGCCCGAGGGTGGGGAGGTAGAGGAGGGCCATCGCGAGGGGCGCGAGGACGAGCTTGAAGCCGAGCCCGAGTGCCAGCGGAGCCGCACGCTTGCGGACTTCGCCGAGCGTGAGCTGGAGGCCCACCGAGGCCATTGCCAGGGGCGTGAGCGTGGCCCCAATGCGCTCGAGCGCCTGGTCCACGATGGGCGGGAAGCCACCGAAGGGGATGGTGGCGGCCCCCACCAGCAGCGCCACGAACGGCGGAAAGCGGATGATGCGGAGCGCCAGCTGCTTCGGGTCCGCAGCGCCACCCGCCCAGGCGGTGGCGAGCGCGATGCCGGGGAGGGAGAGGACGAAGAACGAGCCCAGCTGGTCGATGACCACCGCCACGGGCAGCGACTCCGGGCCCAGCAGCGCCTCCAGCATGGGGAAGCCCACGAACGACGTGTTGCCGAGGCCGGCGGTGAGCACCAGGGCCCCGCGCGTCTTCACGGACAGGCCGAGCGCGCGCCCCAGCGGCCAGAGCAGCGCGAACGCCAGGCCGAACACCAGCCATGGCATGGCCGCCGCCGCGAGCAGCGTGGCGTCCATCGGCAGCCGCGGCACGGCCCGCAGCACCACCGCGGGGAGCGCGATGTCGAGCACGAAGGCGTTCAGCGCCTTGTGCGCGTCAGCCGGCAAGCGCGGGCTCCGGCGGAGCCACACCCCGCAGGCGAAGGACAACACGACGACGAGCAGACTGGCCATGACGCGGCGGGAAGATGACCTGCGCCCGCCCTCGGCGCCCGTGCTCGTGAGTTCAGCCCGGCTGGCCGAACGCCCAGGGCTGCCGGTCGTGCATCGCCGCGACCTCGGACTCACCCCGGGCGATGAGCCCGTCGCGTGCGTCGTGGACCTGCCAGGCCATGGTGCGTCCGAAGAGCGGCTGCCCCTCGATGGACACGACGCGCAGCTCGCCGGACTCGAAGCCGCACTGACGCTGCACGTTCGCGAGCAGCTGCGCGCCGTTCAGGTGGCCGTCGCCGAAGTTCCACCCGATGATCGCCCCGCCGATCACCTCGCCGTCCATCCACTCGTAGTCGTCCAGGTTGGGGGCTACGTAGGGCAGCGCGTCGTGCAATGGCCGGCCCTCGAGGTGCAGCAAGCGGTGCGCGGGCGTCATCATCAGCGTCTTGTGGCGCTCGTTCTCGTCGGGCACCAGCTTCTCGAGCTGCTCGCGGAGCGTCCCGGCGGCCTTCTTCAGCTTGCTCAGCTTCGCCGCGCTGTCGCCCCGGAAGAGCCAGATGGTGTAGGCCCAGTTGCCGGCGTAGTAGCGCATGGCGAGCAGGAACGAGACGCGGCTCGGCACCACGTTGCCGTAGGCGGGGATGGCCAGCATCACGACCACGAGGAAGGCGAGCAGCGCGGGGTGAGCCAACAGCGCGGCGAGGCTGGCCTCCGGGTGCACGCCGAAGAGGAACCAGCCGCCGTAGACCATGGCGATGTTCCACTCGATGGGCATGCCGCTCGGGTTGTTGAGCGCGATGTAGCCGTGGAACACGGTCATGACGCAGAGCGCGCCGAAGGTGAACTCGGGGGAAGGACTGAGCACCAGCAGCGCAGGGATGGAGAGCTCGATGAGCGTGCCCATGCGCGCCATCCCGATGGCGAAGCCGGAGGGGCGCAAGTCGTCCGGGAACGCGCGGAACAGGCGCCGCTTGAGGGCCTGCGGGAAGAAGGGCCCGTTGTTCATCATCACCATGATCACGGACGGAAAGTGGTGGTTCATCTTGGACACGCCGGCCCACAGCCAGATGCCGAGCCACACCACCTGGCACGCGGCCACCCAGGGCTCGCTCGCGCCGAGGACCGTGAGGCACAGAAGCGACGTGAAGAAGTGTTCCGAGCGGGCGGCCAGGAACGTGGTCTTGTCGAGCACGCCGAGCGCGGCCGTCAGGATCACCACGGGCAGCAGCAAGGCAGGCGTGACCGTGGGAGCGACGAGCGCCCACACGCAGGCACCCATGAAGGCGGCGTACAGCACGACGTCGAGCCCGCCGCGGGTGTCCGCCCCGATCAGCGGCGCGCCGGGGAAGAGCGGCAGCTTGGTGCTGCCCGGGCGCAAGAAGTAGAGCGCCCCGCCCATTGGCGGCCAGAGGCGGGCGTTCATGGGCCCGAACGAGCCGCCGAAGCCGAGCGACTCGTACAGCAGCGACCACAGCACGGCCTTGCGGAAGGCGTCTGCGGTGAAGGCCCACTCACCCACGGCCGTGAAGGGCGTGTCGCCGCGCGAGAAGCCCACGAAGAGGGCCCAGCCGCCGATGTAGAGGAGGGCGTACTTCACCCAGTAGAAGACGATCACCCCCATGGGGGTGGCGTGCTCCCCCGCCGCCCAGTTGCGGCAGGTGAGGCGCATGCGCTCGGGGAAGGGCGCTCCGTGCGCCTCGGCGATGGGATGCGGTGGCAGGGACATGACGGCGGCATGGTCGCACGAAGCGGGCCGCCTGCGTCACCGCCTCAGCGGGCCTCGCGCCACCACGGGTCCACGCCCTCCACGTGGGCCAGCTCGAAGGGGCGGCCCAGGCGCGGCGTGATGATGCGCTGACCGCCTTGCCGAGCCAGGTGCACCAGCGTCTCGGCGGGCTCGTCCCAGGCGTGCAGGGCCAGGTCGAAGGTGCTCCAGTGCACGGGGAAGAGCGCCTTGCCGCGCAGCATCTCGAAGGCGCGCAGCGCGTTCTCGGGGCCGAGGTGGATGGCCCCCCACGCGGGGTGCCAGGCGCCGATCTCCAGCATGACCACGTCGAACGGCCCATAGAGCCGGCCGATCTCCCTGAAGTCCTCCGTGAGGCCCGTATCCCCCGAGAAGAAGACGCGGTGCGAGGCGCTGGTCATGACCCACGACGACCACAGCGTGCGGTTGCGGTCCGTGAGAGAGCGCCCCGAGAAGTGCTGCGCGGGCGTGGCCGTGAAGCGCAGGGCGCCGCCGGGCAGGGTGAAGTCCTCCCACCAGTCCAGCTCCACGATGCGCTTCGGGTGCACGCCCATGGCCTCGAGGCGGGCGCCCACGCCCAGCGACGTGATGACCGGCACGCCCAGCTTGGCGATTTGCCGCATGCTGCTGGCGCACAAGTGGTCGTAGTGGTCGTGCGAGAGCAGCACGGCGTCGAGCGGCGGCAGCTGCGACAGCGCGGCGGGCGTCTGGTGGAAGCGCTTGGGCCCGGCGAACGTCACGGGCGCCACGCGCTCGCCGAACACCGGGTCGGTCAGCACGCGCACGCCGTCGATCTCGATGAGCACGGTGCTGTGCCCGAGCCACGTCATGCGCAGCTCGGTGGACGCGCGCTTGGCCAGCACGGGCAGGGGGCTCTCTACGGGCAGGGCTCGGGTGGGCCGCCGTTGGCCTCCGCCGAAGAAGAAGTCCTTCATCACGGGCCAGGGTGGACCCTGCAGCGAAGGGCCGAGCCCGCTCGGGTTGTGGAAGCGCCCGTCATCCCCGAAGCGCCCAGAGGCGCGGGCCCGCTCGAGGCGCAGGCCGGTCAGCAGGGGGCTCTTGGCCTCGGAGATGAGCGCC from Sandaracinaceae bacterium includes the following:
- a CDS encoding AEC family transporter produces the protein MASLLVVVLSFACGVWLRRSPRLPADAHKALNAFVLDIALPAVVLRAVPRLPMDATLLAAAAMPWLVFGLAFALLWPLGRALGLSVKTRGALVLTAGLGNTSFVGFPMLEALLGPESLPVAVVIDQLGSFFVLSLPGIALATAWAGGAADPKQLALRIIRFPPFVALLVGAATIPFGGFPPIVDQALERIGATLTPLAMASVGLQLTLGEVRKRAAPLALGLGFKLVLAPLAMALLYLPTLGLTDMTRVVVLEAAMGPMISAGIIAQERDLDPELVTLMLGVGIPLSFVTVTLAAWFLGA
- a CDS encoding MBL fold metallo-hydrolase, translated to MLDVKQRDAALISEAKSPLLTGLRLERARASGRFGDDGRFHNPSGLGPSLQGPPWPVMKDFFFGGGQRRPTRALPVESPLPVLAKRASTELRMTWLGHSTVLIEIDGVRVLTDPVFGERVAPVTFAGPKRFHQTPAALSQLPPLDAVLLSHDHYDHLCASSMRQIAKLGVPVITSLGVGARLEAMGVHPKRIVELDWWEDFTLPGGALRFTATPAQHFSGRSLTDRNRTLWSSWVMTSASHRVFFSGDTGLTEDFREIGRLYGPFDVVMLEIGAWHPAWGAIHLGPENALRAFEMLRGKALFPVHWSTFDLALHAWDEPAETLVHLARQGGQRIITPRLGRPFELAHVEGVDPWWREAR
- a CDS encoding DUF3556 domain-containing protein — encoded protein: MSLPPHPIAEAHGAPFPERMRLTCRNWAAGEHATPMGVIVFYWVKYALLYIGGWALFVGFSRGDTPFTAVGEWAFTADAFRKAVLWSLLYESLGFGGSFGPMNARLWPPMGGALYFLRPGSTKLPLFPGAPLIGADTRGGLDVVLYAAFMGACVWALVAPTVTPALLLPVVILTAALGVLDKTTFLAARSEHFFTSLLCLTVLGASEPWVAACQVVWLGIWLWAGVSKMNHHFPSVIMVMMNNGPFFPQALKRRLFRAFPDDLRPSGFAIGMARMGTLIELSIPALLVLSPSPEFTFGALCVMTVFHGYIALNNPSGMPIEWNIAMVYGGWFLFGVHPEASLAALLAHPALLAFLVVVMLAIPAYGNVVPSRVSFLLAMRYYAGNWAYTIWLFRGDSAAKLSKLKKAAGTLREQLEKLVPDENERHKTLMMTPAHRLLHLEGRPLHDALPYVAPNLDDYEWMDGEVIGGAIIGWNFGDGHLNGAQLLANVQRQCGFESGELRVVSIEGQPLFGRTMAWQVHDARDGLIARGESEVAAMHDRQPWAFGQPG